The Terriglobia bacterium genomic interval CCAACCGGAAGGTCAAAAGCGTGCCGCGTTCCACGCGAACTGCGGGCCCCCGAACCTGCTGGCCTCGGATCGCTCCGACGATATTTCCCAACAGGTTGTTATCCGCTTGCGACTCGAAGCGATTTGGGTCGGTCCGGATGGAATAACGTTCCCCATTAACAACTACCGAGTCCAGATCGAGAACCAAGTCGTTGTCCCGGGCTGTCCGCACCATCAACTCGACATTGGAGCCACGCGGAATCACAATGCGTCCGCGCTCACCACGGACGTCCTGATTTACCGTGCCGTAGAAAACACGGTTATCACTGCGATTGACATCGATTGTTTGATTCAGCCGCACCGGAATTGTTGTACCGGGGTCAAGCCGCCTTCGGTGATCACGGTCCTGTGCCAATCCAATCAAGGAGAAGCACCAAACCGCGACTAGCAGTACTGCCAATATTCCCTGCAGCCTTCGAAACGGGAGATTAATTGTCCCTCTTTCTATCATAATTTATAGTCCTCCCTGGTAAGAAGGCTGCATCCAACGGTCCCGGATGGCCAGGCTACTCATTCAGAATGGCTTAGCGGAAAAAGAGCGATCCGGATCGGCCCGGCGGCTAAAGAATTTTTCCTGGGTCCGCGTAAGACGATCCCCTATAGACCATCCTCAGATTTTCCTAAGAATCAGGAGTTTTGCGTTCTTAAAGAATTCGAAATCGCTCGGGCGACCAGTCAATTCTCGGTCGGCATTTTGTGAGCGCGCTGTCGAGACGAGCACATCCAGCCGTCACCGGTGATCCGCCGGAAACCGCAGGCTTATTGAGCAGAGTTCCAAACCGTTGGTATGCGGCGGGCTATGCCGTGATTGTTGCCGCGTGCGTTGTTTCTGTGATGTTGGCAAACAGCTCACTTTGGAATCAGGCCGTAGCCTCCGTCGTTCCATAGTATGAACAAAACTTAATCTGGCAACGTTGAACGGAACGACAGCGCAGTAACCCGATCATGGTAGGATGCCGGAATGGCGAAGATTTCGAACCGTCTGACGACGCTGAGTTCCGCGGCGATCCTTGCAGTCTATGCCGTGGGCTACCACCGCACGAGCGCGGCGGCGGACCGTTTTGCCGCTCAGGATCGGCATGATCCTCCGTCTCCGCCGATCGTTAGAAATTTCGTGGCGCCGGCACAGGCTTTGCCTTCATTCAAGTCCACGCTTGCGGTTCCCCCTGCGGATGCTCCAAGGCGGCCGCGCAGGGTCGAAGAGGAAACCCGCCCTGAGGTACCACAGAGCGAAACGCCCTCGGACCTCGCTCCCGAAGCGATCGCTGCAGTGATTAACGTGCCTCCGCCGTCGGCTCCGGCGCCGGTGGAGCGAGCGCCTGTACTCGTTCCGAACTTGACAGCTCCGGAACTCATGCCGCCGCCTCTGCCGGCCCCGCCCTCGGCGATTCCAGCCGCGCTTCAATATAAGGACGGCACCTATATGGGGTGGGGAAGTTGCCGTCACGGAGATATTCAGGCATCGGTTGTGGTCGAAGCGGGCCGCATCGCGTCGACGACCATTTCGCAGTGCTACACGCGCTATCCCTGCACTTGGATCGCGAACG includes:
- a CDS encoding FMN-binding protein, yielding MAKISNRLTTLSSAAILAVYAVGYHRTSAAADRFAAQDRHDPPSPPIVRNFVAPAQALPSFKSTLAVPPADAPRRPRRVEEETRPEVPQSETPSDLAPEAIAAVINVPPPSAPAPVERAPVLVPNLTAPELMPPPLPAPPSAIPAALQYKDGTYMGWGSCRHGDIQASVVVEAGRIASTTISQCYTRYPCTWIANAPGQVVARQSNKVDYVSGATQSIDAFKQAVAEALSKAK